In a genomic window of Comamonadaceae bacterium OTU4NAUVB1:
- the coxB gene encoding cytochrome c oxidase subunit II: MKSIWRNKFSPAHLLLAVGATFGGMAHAVEDLPGGPMVRQLNLPTGVTKIAQEQHLLHTLMMILCTVIFVAVFAVMFYSIWKHRKSVGHKAANFHESVVVEVIWTIVPFVIVILMALPATKVLVAQKDTTNADLTVKVTGYQWKWGYDYIKGEGEGLGFISTLDSSHRAMSDAGAKGTIPVDYLFKVDNPFVVPVDKKIRVITTANDVIHAFAVPQFGIKQDAIPGFVRDTWFRAEKVGDYYGQCQELCGKEHAYMPIHVKVVSAADYTAWVDGKRKEAAAKLDDPNKVWALPEIMARGERVYAANCAACHQANGKGAGPIKPLDGSPKVLDPNHADQINVLLRGQNNGAMPAWKQLSDTDLAAVISFTKNSWSNKTGQLVQPAEVKAERAKL, from the coding sequence ATGAAGAGCATTTGGCGCAACAAGTTCAGTCCCGCACATCTCCTGCTGGCCGTCGGCGCGACGTTCGGCGGCATGGCGCACGCGGTCGAGGACCTGCCCGGCGGGCCCATGGTGCGTCAGCTGAACCTGCCCACCGGCGTCACCAAGATCGCCCAGGAGCAGCATCTCCTGCACACGCTCATGATGATCCTGTGCACGGTCATCTTCGTCGCCGTGTTCGCGGTGATGTTCTATTCGATCTGGAAGCATCGCAAGTCGGTGGGCCACAAGGCCGCCAACTTTCACGAGTCCGTGGTGGTCGAGGTGATCTGGACCATCGTGCCTTTCGTCATCGTGATCCTCATGGCGCTTCCCGCCACGAAGGTGCTGGTGGCACAGAAGGACACCACCAACGCCGACCTCACCGTCAAGGTCACCGGCTATCAGTGGAAGTGGGGTTACGACTACATCAAGGGGGAGGGCGAGGGGCTGGGCTTCATCTCCACGCTCGACAGTTCGCACCGGGCCATGTCGGATGCCGGCGCCAAGGGCACGATCCCGGTCGACTATCTTTTCAAGGTGGACAACCCGTTCGTGGTGCCGGTCGACAAGAAGATCCGCGTGATCACCACCGCCAACGACGTGATCCACGCCTTTGCCGTACCTCAGTTCGGCATCAAGCAGGATGCGATTCCCGGCTTCGTGCGCGACACGTGGTTTCGGGCCGAGAAGGTGGGCGACTACTACGGCCAGTGCCAGGAACTGTGTGGCAAGGAGCATGCGTACATGCCCATCCACGTGAAGGTGGTCTCGGCGGCCGACTACACCGCCTGGGTCGACGGCAAGCGCAAGGAAGCCGCGGCCAAGCTCGACGACCCGAACAAGGTCTGGGCGCTGCCCGAGATCATGGCGCGCGGCGAGCGCGTCTACGCCGCCAATTGCGCCGCCTGCCATCAGGCCAACGGCAAGGGCGCGGGACCGATCAAGCCGCTCGACGGCTCGCCCAAGGTGCTCGACCCCAACCACGCCGACCAGATCAACGTGCTGCTCAGGGGCCAGAACAACGGCGCCATGCCGGCCTGGAAGCAATTGAGCGACACCGATCTCGCCGCCGTGATCAGCTTCACGAAGAACAGCTGGTCCAACAAGACCGGCCAACTGGTGCAGCCAGCCGAAGTCAAGGCCGAGCGGGCCAAGCTCTGA
- the ctaD gene encoding cytochrome c oxidase subunit I: MSAVLDPHGHAHGDHAHDEHHDAPTGWRRWLFATNHKDIGTLYLLFSFTMLMVGGVLALLIRAELFQPGLQLVNPELFNQFTTMHGLIMVFGAIMPAFVGFANWMIPLQIGASDMAFARMNNFSFWLMIPAALTLVSSFFMPGGAPAAGWTLYAPLTLQMGPSMDAGIFAMHLLGASSIMGSINIIVTILNMRAPGMTLMKMPMFCWTWLITAYLLIAVMPVLAGAITMTLTDRHFGTSFFNPAGGGDPVMYQHIFWFFGHPEVYIMILPAFGIISQIVPAFSRKKLFGYASMVYATSSIAILSFIVWAHHMFTTGMPVTGQLFFMYATMLIAVPTAVKIFNWIATMWQGSMTFETPMLFAVGFIFVFTMGGFTGLILAVAPIDIQLQDTYYVVAHFHYVLVAGSLYAMFAGVYYWLPKWTGVMYSEARGKLHFWWSLISFNVTFFPMHFLGLAGMPRRYADYPMQFADFNAVASVGAFAFGLAQVYFFVFIVLPAMMGKGEKAPQKPWEAAEGLEWEVPSPAPFHTFETPPRLDATASKIIG, encoded by the coding sequence ATGAGCGCAGTCCTCGACCCCCACGGCCACGCCCACGGCGACCATGCCCATGACGAACATCACGACGCTCCCACCGGCTGGCGTCGCTGGCTGTTCGCGACCAATCACAAGGACATCGGCACGCTGTACCTGCTGTTCAGCTTCACCATGCTGATGGTGGGCGGTGTGCTCGCGTTGCTGATCCGCGCCGAGTTGTTCCAGCCCGGCCTGCAATTGGTCAATCCTGAACTCTTCAACCAGTTCACCACCATGCACGGTCTGATCATGGTGTTCGGCGCGATCATGCCGGCCTTCGTCGGTTTCGCGAACTGGATGATTCCGTTGCAGATCGGCGCGTCCGACATGGCGTTCGCGCGCATGAACAACTTCAGCTTCTGGCTGATGATTCCGGCCGCGCTGACCCTGGTGTCGAGCTTCTTCATGCCCGGCGGCGCTCCGGCGGCCGGCTGGACGCTCTACGCGCCGCTCACGTTGCAGATGGGCCCGTCGATGGACGCCGGCATCTTCGCGATGCACCTGCTGGGGGCCTCTTCGATCATGGGTTCCATCAACATCATCGTCACGATCCTCAACATGCGCGCTCCGGGCATGACGCTCATGAAGATGCCGATGTTCTGCTGGACCTGGCTCATCACCGCCTATCTGCTCATCGCCGTGATGCCGGTGCTCGCCGGCGCCATCACGATGACGTTGACCGATCGTCACTTCGGCACCAGCTTCTTCAATCCCGCCGGTGGCGGCGACCCGGTGATGTACCAGCACATCTTCTGGTTCTTCGGCCATCCCGAGGTCTACATCATGATCCTGCCGGCCTTCGGCATCATCAGCCAGATCGTGCCGGCGTTCTCGCGCAAGAAGCTTTTCGGCTACGCGTCGATGGTCTACGCCACCTCGTCGATCGCCATCCTGTCGTTCATCGTCTGGGCGCACCACATGTTCACGACCGGCATGCCGGTCACTGGCCAGCTCTTCTTCATGTACGCGACGATGCTGATCGCCGTGCCCACGGCCGTGAAGATCTTCAACTGGATCGCGACGATGTGGCAAGGCTCGATGACCTTCGAGACGCCGATGCTGTTCGCGGTCGGCTTCATCTTCGTCTTCACCATGGGCGGCTTCACCGGCCTGATCCTGGCCGTGGCGCCCATCGACATCCAGCTGCAGGACACCTACTACGTGGTGGCGCACTTCCACTACGTGCTGGTGGCGGGCTCGCTCTACGCCATGTTCGCCGGCGTGTATTACTGGCTGCCGAAATGGACCGGGGTGATGTACAGCGAGGCACGCGGCAAGCTGCACTTCTGGTGGTCGCTGATCTCCTTCAATGTCACTTTCTTCCCGATGCATTTCCTGGGTCTCGCCGGCATGCCGCGTCGCTATGCCGACTATCCGATGCAGTTCGCCGACTTCAACGCCGTGGCCAGCGTCGGCGCGTTCGCCTTCGGTCTTGCCCAGGTCTATTTCTTCGTGTTCATCGTCCTGCCCGCCATGATGGGCAAGGGTGAGAAGGCCCCACAGAAGCCGTGGGAAGCCGCCGAAGGACTCGAATGGGAAGTGCCGTCGCCGGCGCCGTTCCACACCTTCGAGACGCCGCCGCGTCTGGATGCCACGGCGTCCAAGATCATCGGCTGA
- a CDS encoding cytochrome oxidase small assembly protein, whose product MTPEQKKNNRRMGLTLASIAILFFIGFLVRMVVFGR is encoded by the coding sequence ATGACACCCGAGCAAAAGAAGAACAACCGCCGCATGGGGTTGACGCTGGCGTCGATCGCCATCCTGTTCTTCATCGGTTTCCTGGTGCGCATGGTGGTGTTCGGCCGCTGA
- a CDS encoding cytochrome c oxidase assembly protein, which produces MSIGQRLHRENLRMVGKLAVVACGMFAFGYLLIPVYRHICEMTGINILSLTERQVPGNGAAGAQVRVPENSQVDMSRTITVEFDANVRGPWDFKPAQRSIQVHPGELKSVMYEFQNVQNRRMAAQAIPSYAPAQAAPYFNKLECFCFSQYTLEAGEKKEWPVAFVIDPKISKDVTTITLSYTFFEVGGKTPAAPSASVGSIVPVTEPRS; this is translated from the coding sequence ATGAGCATCGGTCAACGGCTGCATCGCGAGAACCTCCGCATGGTGGGCAAGCTCGCCGTGGTGGCCTGCGGCATGTTCGCGTTTGGCTACCTGCTCATCCCGGTGTATCGACACATCTGCGAGATGACCGGCATCAACATTCTTTCGTTGACCGAGCGCCAGGTGCCCGGAAACGGCGCTGCCGGCGCACAGGTGCGCGTGCCCGAGAATTCGCAGGTCGACATGAGCCGCACCATCACGGTCGAGTTCGACGCCAACGTGCGGGGGCCGTGGGACTTCAAGCCGGCCCAACGCTCCATCCAGGTGCATCCGGGCGAGTTGAAATCGGTGATGTACGAATTCCAGAATGTGCAGAACCGTCGAATGGCGGCGCAGGCGATCCCGAGCTACGCGCCGGCGCAGGCAGCGCCTTACTTCAACAAGCTCGAGTGCTTCTGCTTCAGCCAGTACACGCTGGAGGCCGGCGAAAAGAAGGAATGGCCGGTGGCCTTCGTGATCGATCCGAAGATATCCAAGGACGTGACGACCATCACCCTGTCCTATACGTTCTTCGAGGTGGGAGGCAAGACGCCTGCCGCGCCGAGCGCATCGGTCGGATCGATCGTGCCCGTCACGGAGCCTCGTTCGTGA
- a CDS encoding DUF2970 domain-containing protein: protein MRTNGDGGEVARGGRGSVWRTVKAVAWGFFGVRKNSAYQEDIARLTPLHVVIVGLVAVIVFVVALIVLVRHVVAA, encoded by the coding sequence GTGAGAACGAACGGCGATGGCGGCGAGGTGGCCCGTGGTGGGCGGGGCAGCGTCTGGCGCACCGTCAAGGCGGTGGCCTGGGGTTTCTTCGGCGTGCGGAAGAACAGTGCCTATCAGGAAGACATCGCTCGCCTCACGCCGCTGCACGTCGTGATCGTGGGACTGGTGGCCGTGATCGTGTTCGTCGTCGCGCTGATCGTGCTGGTCCGGCACGTGGTCGCGGCTTGA
- a CDS encoding cytochrome c oxidase subunit 3 encodes MSSTTHATTPYYFVPGPSRHPLMASIGLFFVILGAGQWINGQQWGAYSLAFGLLWWWGVLYQWFRDAIGESEGGQYSHRIDLSYRWSMSWFIFSEVMFFGAFFTALWWARVHALPALGSLDNALLWPDFKAVWPSMAAGATGSPADIVEPFQTVGPFWLPTINTALLLSSGVTLTIAHHALRADHRAQCVRFMWLTVVLGIVFLGVQGYEYYHLYTELNLKLSSGTYGSTFFMLTGFHGLHVLIGMLMLLFITLRLQRGHFTPERHFGFEGAAWYWHFVDVVWLGLYVMVYWL; translated from the coding sequence ATGAGTTCAACCACGCACGCCACGACACCCTACTATTTCGTGCCCGGACCGTCGCGTCATCCGCTCATGGCGTCGATCGGGCTGTTCTTCGTCATCCTCGGCGCAGGCCAGTGGATCAACGGCCAGCAATGGGGTGCCTATTCGCTCGCGTTCGGCCTGCTGTGGTGGTGGGGCGTGCTCTACCAATGGTTCCGCGATGCGATCGGCGAAAGCGAGGGCGGACAGTACAGCCATCGCATCGATCTGTCCTACCGCTGGAGCATGAGCTGGTTCATCTTTTCCGAGGTGATGTTCTTCGGTGCGTTCTTCACGGCGCTTTGGTGGGCTCGCGTCCATGCGTTGCCCGCGCTCGGCAGCCTGGACAACGCGCTGCTGTGGCCCGATTTCAAGGCCGTGTGGCCGAGCATGGCGGCCGGCGCGACCGGTTCACCGGCCGACATCGTCGAGCCGTTCCAGACCGTCGGCCCGTTCTGGCTGCCCACCATCAACACGGCGCTGCTGCTGAGTTCCGGCGTGACGCTGACCATCGCCCACCACGCATTGCGTGCCGATCATCGCGCGCAGTGCGTGCGCTTCATGTGGCTGACCGTCGTTCTGGGCATTGTCTTCCTCGGCGTGCAGGGTTACGAGTACTACCACCTCTATACCGAACTCAACCTCAAGCTGAGTTCAGGCACCTACGGTTCGACCTTCTTCATGCTGACCGGCTTTCACGGCCTGCACGTCCTCATCGGCATGCTGATGCTGCTGTTCATCACGCTGCGCCTGCAGCGCGGTCATTTCACGCCCGAGCGCCACTTCGGCTTCGAAGGCGCGGCCTGGTACTGGCACTTCGTCGACGTGGTCTGGCTGGGCCTCTATGTGATGGTGTACTGGCTTTGA
- a CDS encoding twin transmembrane helix small protein, whose amino-acid sequence MKYLIAAAFVGILGSLGWALVSMLRGGGRDGRARSGNMARALTVRIGLSVLLFVCLLAAWKLGYIQPGGLPIGK is encoded by the coding sequence ATGAAATACCTCATCGCGGCGGCCTTCGTCGGCATCCTGGGCAGCCTGGGCTGGGCGCTCGTTTCGATGCTGCGAGGCGGCGGGCGCGACGGCCGCGCCCGAAGCGGCAACATGGCGCGCGCGCTGACCGTGCGCATCGGGCTTTCGGTGCTGCTGTTCGTCTGCCTGCTGGCGGCGTGGAAGCTGGGCTACATCCAGCCGGGCGGGCTCCCGATCGGCAAGTAG
- a CDS encoding SURF1 family protein has protein sequence MATLLTLAATASLGQWQRSRAAQKIALQAGIEAQQLLPPLDQDEFLALGDPAPVLHRPVRLRGLWLGPQTTYLDNRQMHGLTGFYVLTPFAIEGSERTVLVQRGWIPRNFNDRALLAPVETPSGLVEITALVASPPGRLLDLGSMAGTPSRAAPSAAMPGAWAAAAASAASDAVATVVSTMSPTGANGAPGPTAAPAATSDAASPVAVEGMAPGRGNDALARAADATAGVAPASESIVGGDGNARPASAAARNAAAAAAITAARDRAVGSSPIRQNLDLNAFRAETRLPLRTDLTLQQTGAASEGLLRDWPAPALGVEKHYGYAFQWFGLTGLVALLYVWFQLIVPWRRSRRHRRG, from the coding sequence GTGGCCACGTTGCTCACCCTGGCGGCCACCGCGTCGCTGGGTCAGTGGCAGCGCTCGCGGGCCGCGCAGAAGATCGCCCTGCAAGCCGGCATCGAGGCCCAGCAGCTGCTGCCGCCACTCGACCAGGACGAATTCCTCGCGCTGGGCGACCCCGCGCCGGTCCTGCATCGGCCGGTGCGTCTGCGCGGACTGTGGCTGGGGCCACAGACGACCTACCTCGACAATCGCCAGATGCATGGCCTGACCGGGTTCTACGTGCTCACGCCGTTCGCCATCGAAGGCAGCGAGCGGACCGTGCTGGTGCAGCGCGGCTGGATCCCGCGCAATTTCAACGACCGCGCGTTGCTCGCGCCGGTGGAAACGCCCAGTGGATTGGTCGAGATCACCGCGCTCGTGGCGTCGCCACCGGGGCGGCTCCTGGACCTGGGTTCGATGGCGGGTACGCCGTCGCGCGCGGCCCCGAGCGCCGCGATGCCCGGGGCCTGGGCCGCGGCGGCGGCCAGCGCGGCATCCGACGCGGTCGCGACCGTGGTCTCGACGATGTCACCCACTGGTGCCAACGGCGCCCCCGGACCGACCGCCGCTCCGGCCGCGACATCGGATGCTGCCTCGCCGGTCGCGGTCGAAGGCATGGCGCCGGGCCGAGGCAACGATGCGCTCGCGCGCGCAGCGGATGCGACGGCGGGCGTCGCTCCGGCCTCGGAGTCGATCGTGGGGGGCGACGGGAACGCGCGTCCCGCGTCCGCCGCCGCGCGCAACGCGGCCGCCGCAGCGGCCATCACGGCCGCCCGGGACCGCGCCGTGGGGTCTTCTCCCATCCGGCAGAATCTGGACCTCAACGCGTTCCGCGCCGAGACCCGGCTGCCGCTGCGTACCGACCTCACCCTGCAACAGACCGGCGCGGCCTCCGAAGGCCTTCTGCGCGACTGGCCGGCCCCGGCCCTCGGCGTCGAGAAGCATTACGGCTATGCATTCCAGTGGTTCGGCTTGACCGGCCTTGTCGCACTCCTCTATGTCTGGTTCCAACTCATCGTCCCCTGGCGCAGGTCGCGCCGGCACCGCCGTGGCTGA
- a CDS encoding COX15/CtaA family protein — translation MEHTSLYDLAPIAWLMAVGILLALGPLLWVWRRHAGAGAARRLHALTVLTLFLTFDLTLFGAFTRLTDSGLGCPDWPGCYGNASPLGARHEIAMAQSVQPTGPVTHGKAWVEMVHRYLATGVGVLILTLAVATWIVRRRQRRLVAHAATDPAPASTALSAWWPAATLAWVCLQGAFGALTVTLKLFPAIVTLHLMGAIVLLALLCIQAVRYQQAAAGRGPVALATPLRLLLVATTVLVALQIALGGWVSTNYAVLACTQFPTCQGSWWPPMNFAQGFQVWRELGVDAAGAPIDFSALTAIHYVHRLTAYVVFAALGALAWRLHRDVPALRDQARWLAGLALLQLATGLGNVLLGWPLVAAVLHTGGAAALAVVLTWTLCGSRRVASRDAAARTVPATALRGGDRARAATNVAAP, via the coding sequence ATGGAACACACCTCCCTCTACGATCTCGCGCCCATCGCCTGGCTGATGGCCGTGGGCATCCTGCTCGCGCTCGGACCGCTCCTGTGGGTGTGGCGTCGCCATGCCGGTGCGGGCGCCGCGCGCCGGCTGCATGCGCTGACCGTCCTCACGCTGTTCCTCACGTTCGACCTGACCCTCTTCGGTGCCTTCACGCGCCTGACCGATTCCGGCCTGGGCTGTCCGGACTGGCCAGGCTGCTACGGCAACGCCAGCCCGCTCGGCGCGCGCCACGAGATCGCCATGGCGCAGTCGGTCCAGCCCACCGGTCCGGTCACGCATGGCAAGGCCTGGGTCGAGATGGTGCATCGTTACCTCGCCACCGGCGTCGGCGTGCTCATCCTGACCCTGGCCGTCGCCACCTGGATCGTGCGTCGTCGCCAGCGGCGCCTGGTGGCGCACGCAGCCACGGATCCGGCTCCGGCATCGACCGCGCTCAGCGCCTGGTGGCCGGCGGCGACGCTCGCCTGGGTCTGCCTGCAGGGTGCCTTCGGTGCGCTGACCGTCACGCTGAAGCTGTTTCCGGCGATCGTCACGCTCCACCTGATGGGCGCGATCGTGCTGCTGGCGCTGCTGTGCATCCAGGCCGTGCGCTATCAGCAGGCCGCCGCCGGGCGCGGGCCCGTCGCGTTGGCCACGCCGCTGCGGCTCCTGCTGGTGGCCACCACCGTGCTGGTGGCGCTGCAGATCGCCCTGGGCGGCTGGGTCAGCACCAACTACGCGGTGCTGGCCTGCACGCAGTTCCCCACCTGCCAGGGCAGCTGGTGGCCCCCGATGAATTTCGCGCAGGGCTTTCAGGTCTGGCGGGAACTCGGTGTGGACGCGGCCGGTGCGCCGATCGATTTTTCCGCGCTCACGGCGATCCACTACGTCCACCGGCTGACCGCCTACGTGGTGTTCGCCGCGCTCGGCGCACTGGCCTGGCGGCTGCATCGTGACGTTCCCGCCTTGCGCGACCAGGCCAGGTGGCTCGCCGGACTGGCGCTGCTGCAACTCGCCACCGGCCTGGGCAACGTGCTGCTGGGCTGGCCGCTGGTGGCCGCCGTGCTGCACACCGGCGGCGCCGCGGCGCTGGCCGTGGTGCTGACCTGGACCCTGTGCGGAAGCCGGCGGGTCGCCTCGCGGGACGCCGCCGCCCGGACGGTGCCCGCGACCGCCTTGCGGGGCGGCGACCGAGCCCGCGCGGCCACGAACGTCGCCGCGCCATGA
- the cyoE gene encoding heme o synthase yields MSHQPVPTPAPHAASLTNVVRQFYALTKPRVVQLIVFCALIGMVLAVPGVPTGADLKRGLLACIGIWLVAGAAAAFNCLVEKGIDARMKRTAWRPTARGELSDIQALAFSAALCATGSALLWLTVNPLTMWLTFATFVGYAVIYTVILKPLTPQNIVIGGASGAMPPVLGWSAMTGDVGPEAMILFLIIFLWTPPHFWALALYRVEDYRKSGLPMLPVTHGNAFTRLQVLLYTFILLAACLLPFIYGMSGWLYLAVAVAVSLGFCGYAFALWRDYSDALARKTFRFSLIHLSVLFAALLVDHYVF; encoded by the coding sequence ATGAGCCACCAACCCGTGCCGACCCCCGCGCCGCATGCCGCTTCGCTGACGAACGTCGTGCGCCAGTTCTACGCGCTGACCAAGCCGCGCGTGGTGCAGCTGATCGTCTTCTGTGCCCTCATCGGCATGGTGCTGGCCGTCCCGGGCGTGCCCACCGGGGCCGACCTCAAGCGCGGCCTGCTCGCCTGCATCGGCATCTGGCTGGTGGCGGGTGCGGCGGCCGCCTTCAATTGCCTGGTGGAGAAGGGCATCGACGCGCGCATGAAGCGCACCGCCTGGCGTCCCACCGCGCGTGGCGAATTGAGCGACATCCAGGCGCTCGCGTTCTCGGCGGCGCTGTGCGCGACGGGTTCGGCATTGCTGTGGTTGACCGTGAATCCGTTGACCATGTGGCTGACCTTCGCCACGTTCGTGGGCTATGCCGTCATCTACACCGTCATCCTGAAGCCGCTGACGCCGCAGAACATCGTGATCGGCGGGGCGTCCGGGGCCATGCCGCCCGTGCTCGGGTGGTCCGCCATGACCGGTGACGTCGGTCCGGAGGCCATGATCCTCTTCCTCATCATCTTCCTGTGGACGCCGCCGCATTTCTGGGCGCTGGCGCTCTACCGCGTCGAGGACTACCGCAAGTCCGGGCTGCCGATGCTGCCGGTCACGCACGGCAACGCTTTCACGCGGCTGCAGGTGCTGCTCTACACCTTCATCCTGCTGGCCGCGTGCCTGCTGCCGTTCATCTACGGCATGAGCGGCTGGCTCTACCTCGCGGTCGCGGTGGCGGTCAGTCTGGGCTTCTGCGGCTACGCGTTCGCGTTGTGGCGCGACTACTCGGACGCACTGGCACGCAAGACCTTCCGCTTCTCGTTGATCCACCTGAGCGTGCTGTTCGCGGCCCTTCTGGTCGATCACTACGTTTTCTGA
- a CDS encoding SCO family protein encodes MDKRRFLHCVGASALARGVGFTLLGSGLAACSESTPKQSFRAVDLTGADYAKDFSLTDADGRRRTLADFKGKVVVMFFGYAQCPDVCPTTMTEMAQVRQELGKDADKLQVVFVTVDPERDTAPVMKAYTQAFDPSIVALIPTPEELAALSKDFKFYYKKVEGSTPTSYSMDHSAASYIYDPAGRLRLYSRYGSGVEPMVADVKTLLAQG; translated from the coding sequence ATGGACAAGCGTCGTTTCCTCCATTGCGTCGGCGCCTCGGCGCTGGCCCGCGGCGTCGGATTCACGCTGCTCGGCAGCGGTCTCGCGGCGTGTTCCGAATCGACGCCCAAGCAAAGCTTCAGGGCCGTCGACCTGACCGGTGCCGATTACGCCAAGGACTTTTCCCTGACGGATGCCGATGGGCGCCGACGCACGTTGGCCGACTTCAAGGGCAAGGTCGTGGTGATGTTCTTCGGCTATGCGCAGTGCCCGGACGTGTGTCCCACCACGATGACCGAGATGGCGCAGGTCAGGCAGGAACTGGGCAAGGACGCGGACAAGTTGCAGGTGGTGTTCGTGACCGTCGATCCCGAGCGCGACACGGCACCGGTGATGAAGGCCTACACCCAGGCCTTCGACCCGAGCATCGTCGCCCTGATTCCGACGCCCGAGGAACTCGCCGCGCTGTCGAAGGACTTCAAGTTCTACTACAAGAAGGTCGAGGGCTCGACCCCGACGAGCTACTCGATGGACCATTCCGCCGCGAGTTACATCTACGACCCGGCGGGCCGGTTGCGGCTGTATTCGCGCTATGGCTCGGGCGTGGAGCCGATGGTGGCGGATGTGAAGACCCTGCTGGCCCAGGGCTGA
- the rpoH gene encoding RNA polymerase sigma factor RpoH translates to MTSLSGASIATHQLAVANPWSMVPPLGNLDAYISTANRLPLLTLEEEQGFARKLRDHNDLEAAGALVLSHLRLVISISRQYLGYGLPHGDLIQEGNIGLMKAVKRFDPDQGVRLVSYAMHWIKAEIHEYILKNWRMVKVATTKAQRKLFFNLRSMKQNFKADAAAADHGTHRDTLSPAEVNAMAAKLNVKREEVLEMETRLSGGDVMLDPGPADDGDEGFGPIAYLADATQEPTAQLESQQRDRLSSEGITTALEALDDRSRRIVEERWLKVNDDGSGGMTLHDLAAVYGVSAERIRQIEVAAMKKMKKALVEYA, encoded by the coding sequence ATGACATCGCTGTCTGGAGCCTCTATCGCGACCCACCAGCTCGCCGTCGCCAATCCATGGTCGATGGTGCCGCCGCTCGGCAACCTCGATGCCTACATTTCGACGGCCAACCGCCTGCCCCTGCTCACGCTCGAGGAAGAGCAGGGCTTCGCGCGCAAGCTGCGCGACCACAACGACCTCGAAGCCGCCGGCGCGCTGGTCCTGTCGCATCTGCGCCTCGTCATCTCGATCTCGCGCCAATACCTCGGCTATGGCCTCCCGCACGGCGACCTGATCCAGGAAGGCAACATCGGCCTGATGAAGGCGGTGAAGCGCTTCGACCCGGACCAGGGCGTGCGGCTCGTGAGCTACGCCATGCACTGGATCAAGGCCGAGATCCACGAGTACATCCTGAAGAACTGGCGGATGGTCAAGGTCGCGACGACCAAGGCGCAACGCAAGCTGTTCTTCAATCTGCGTTCCATGAAGCAGAACTTCAAGGCCGACGCCGCCGCCGCCGACCACGGGACGCACCGCGACACGCTCAGCCCGGCCGAGGTCAACGCCATGGCCGCCAAGCTGAACGTCAAGCGCGAGGAAGTCCTCGAGATGGAAACGCGTCTCTCGGGCGGCGACGTGATGCTCGATCCCGGTCCGGCCGACGACGGCGACGAAGGCTTCGGTCCGATCGCCTACTTGGCCGACGCGACCCAGGAGCCGACCGCGCAGCTGGAATCCCAGCAGCGCGACCGCCTGTCGAGCGAAGGCATCACGACCGCGCTCGAAGCGCTGGACGATCGCAGCCGCCGCATCGTCGAGGAACGCTGGCTCAAGGTGAACGACGACGGCTCGGGCGGCATGACGCTGCACGACCTCGCCGCGGTCTATGGCGTCTCGGCGGAGCGCATCCGTCAGATCGAGGTCGCGGCGATGAAGAAAATGAAGAAGGCGCTGGTCGAATACGCCTGA